In one Elusimicrobiota bacterium genomic region, the following are encoded:
- a CDS encoding acetate kinase, translated as MKILVINCGSSTVKYSLFEMPAELNIAKGKVDRIGSDDAVFEYDAVGKQSLKITQKIVDHKNAINIIFAALTDKDNGIVSDIKEIGIVGHRVVHGGDFFSKSIVIDEKVKHGIRECFEYAPLHNPHHLEGILGVEQFLPSAKQVAVFDTAFHQTIPEYAHLYAIPYHYYKKYGIKRYGAHGISHKYVSQRVAKLMNRDYFDCNTITCHLGNGCSITAVKNGQSVDTSMGLTPLEGLIMGTRSGDIDPAVLVKLMTFEGLGRNDVLSILNRSSGLYGISSISNDMRVLIAERAKGNTRAKLAIDMFCYRLKKYIGNYIAVLGHVHALVFTAGIGENVPLVRMQSCAGLEELGVKIDGKINEVHQNEDRLVSTYDSRIQIWVVRTNEELMIANEAHDIITSNG; from the coding sequence CTGAAAATATTGGTGATTAACTGCGGGTCGTCAACTGTTAAGTATTCTCTCTTTGAGATGCCGGCAGAATTGAATATTGCTAAAGGTAAGGTTGACCGTATTGGTTCGGATGATGCTGTGTTTGAGTATGATGCTGTAGGGAAGCAGTCTCTTAAGATTACCCAAAAAATCGTTGACCATAAGAATGCTATAAATATTATCTTCGCTGCGTTGACTGATAAAGATAATGGTATAGTAAGTGATATAAAAGAGATCGGGATTGTTGGGCATCGTGTGGTGCATGGAGGTGATTTTTTCTCAAAATCAATAGTTATTGATGAAAAGGTTAAGCATGGTATACGCGAATGTTTTGAATATGCACCGTTGCATAACCCGCATCATCTCGAAGGAATTCTTGGGGTAGAACAGTTTTTACCGTCAGCAAAGCAGGTGGCGGTGTTTGATACCGCGTTCCATCAAACTATACCGGAATACGCGCATCTGTATGCCATACCCTATCATTACTACAAAAAGTACGGGATTAAACGTTATGGCGCGCACGGGATCTCTCATAAGTATGTTTCTCAAAGAGTTGCAAAACTTATGAACCGGGATTATTTTGATTGTAATACAATAACGTGCCATCTCGGTAACGGGTGTAGTATTACTGCCGTAAAGAATGGGCAGTCAGTTGATACTTCCATGGGATTGACTCCGTTGGAAGGGTTGATCATGGGTACACGGTCGGGGGATATTGATCCTGCTGTTCTGGTAAAACTTATGACATTTGAAGGGTTGGGGAGAAACGATGTGTTGTCTATATTAAACCGTTCAAGCGGGTTGTACGGTATATCTTCCATAAGTAATGATATGCGTGTATTAATTGCTGAACGTGCAAAGGGTAATACTCGGGCAAAGTTGGCGATTGATATGTTTTGTTACAGGTTAAAAAAGTATATAGGTAATTATATCGCTGTGCTCGGACACGTACATGCGCTGGTTTTTACTGCTGGGATTGGAGAAAATGTGCCGCTTGTAAGGATGCAGTCGTGCGCAGGGTTGGAAGAACTTGGTGTGAAGATAGACGGGAAAATTAATGAAGTGCATCAAAATGAGGATAGGTTGGTGAGTACGTACGATTCAAGGATACAGATTTGGGTTGTAAGGACAAACGAAGAATTGATGATCGCTAATGAAGCTCATGATATAATTACCAGTAATGGTTAA